One genomic region from Candidatus Palauibacter polyketidifaciens encodes:
- the mobC gene encoding plasmid mobilization relaxosome protein MobC → MVRPRKPEVERRSRTICVRVTTAEAAEIAERAAAACMTEGGYIRRRALGQPVHTATVHRLGAREWVELHRIGVNLNQIARALNSGASAPAGTLEAVERGAELAAGLLTGEALDR, encoded by the coding sequence ATGGTCCGTCCCCGCAAGCCCGAGGTCGAACGCCGGAGCCGCACGATCTGCGTTCGCGTCACGACTGCTGAGGCCGCAGAGATCGCCGAGCGGGCCGCGGCGGCCTGCATGACGGAGGGCGGCTACATCCGCCGGAGGGCGCTGGGGCAGCCGGTCCATACGGCGACTGTTCACCGTCTCGGCGCCAGGGAGTGGGTCGAACTCCACCGGATCGGCGTGAACCTCAACCAGATCGCCCGCGCCCTGAACTCCGGGGCCTCGGCACCGGCCGGAACGCTGGAGGCGGTCGAGCGAGGGGCCGAACTTGCGGCCGGTCTGCTGACCGGCGAGGCGCTGGATCGATGA
- a CDS encoding aconitase X, producing MDLRRDEREVLDGSRGEIPRKLLLTMVRFGAAMDAERLVPVEGPGHLVIPESKPGVGARTEFLEALVDAGVRAALPFTADPATILNETLSDLTDEQRERLARAYPMEVRYREALTKLGLRDAGGLTCTPWFEEVANRPSYGQIVAWAESSAVVYANSVIGARTHRNPGIIDLISNVVGKTPLAGLLTDEGRRANWLVEVEAEGPINGQVLGYLIGREVGDGIPWVTGLADMLEGGKHPASGKFLRDFGTNASVGGGVGLFHVEGVTVEAKRYGRRLIRDDARRLTIDEGRIESVGASLRAHRPVEELRPNKVLLGCPHLTYDQLCAWTDAVEGELANAGRDRLAVETVFVAAPDVVSRFRAEHPGFATLALAGGHVGSFCLEAFMQDPILAPACVVTNSNKLRYYSRNVYMLDDEALLRVMVTGSTQGAAAPSPGASSRTSIRDRA from the coding sequence ATGGATCTGAGACGGGACGAGCGAGAGGTCCTCGACGGAAGCCGGGGGGAGATCCCCCGCAAGCTCCTCCTCACCATGGTCCGCTTCGGCGCGGCGATGGATGCGGAGCGGCTCGTGCCGGTGGAGGGTCCCGGGCACCTCGTGATCCCGGAGTCCAAGCCCGGCGTGGGGGCGCGAACGGAGTTCCTCGAGGCGCTCGTCGACGCCGGGGTTCGGGCCGCGCTCCCCTTCACGGCCGACCCGGCCACGATCCTCAACGAGACGCTGTCGGATCTGACGGACGAGCAGCGGGAGCGGCTCGCCCGCGCGTACCCGATGGAGGTGCGCTACCGGGAGGCGCTCACGAAGCTGGGGCTGCGCGACGCGGGCGGGCTGACCTGCACGCCGTGGTTCGAGGAGGTGGCGAACCGGCCCTCGTACGGCCAGATCGTCGCGTGGGCGGAGTCCTCCGCGGTGGTGTACGCGAACTCCGTCATCGGCGCGCGCACGCACCGGAATCCCGGAATCATCGATCTCATCTCCAACGTCGTCGGCAAGACGCCGCTCGCGGGCCTGCTGACCGACGAGGGGCGGCGGGCGAACTGGCTCGTCGAGGTCGAGGCGGAGGGGCCGATCAACGGCCAGGTGCTCGGCTACCTCATCGGGCGCGAGGTCGGCGACGGGATCCCCTGGGTGACGGGCCTAGCGGACATGCTCGAGGGCGGCAAGCACCCCGCCAGCGGGAAGTTCCTGCGCGACTTCGGGACGAACGCCTCCGTGGGGGGCGGGGTCGGCCTCTTTCACGTGGAAGGCGTCACCGTGGAGGCGAAGCGGTACGGCCGGCGGCTCATCCGCGACGACGCCCGCCGGCTGACGATCGACGAAGGGCGGATCGAGTCTGTCGGGGCGTCGCTGCGCGCCCACCGCCCGGTCGAGGAGCTGCGGCCGAACAAGGTCCTGCTCGGCTGCCCGCACCTCACCTACGACCAGCTCTGCGCGTGGACGGATGCCGTGGAGGGCGAACTCGCCAACGCCGGGCGCGACCGCCTCGCGGTGGAGACGGTCTTCGTCGCGGCCCCCGACGTGGTGTCCCGCTTCCGCGCCGAACATCCGGGCTTCGCGACCCTCGCCCTCGCGGGAGGACACGTGGGCTCCTTCTGTCTCGAGGCGTTCATGCAGGACCCGATCCTCGCGCCCGCCTGCGTCGTCACGAACTCGAACAAGCTCCGCTACTACAGCCGGAACGTGTACATGCTCGACGACGAGGCGCTCCTGCGGGTGATGGTGACGGGCAGCACCCAGGGTGCCGCAGCGCCCTCCCCGGGGGCCTCCTCACGGACCTCCATCCGGGATCGCGCCTGA
- a CDS encoding relaxase/mobilization nuclease domain-containing protein, with protein MEGREALIVAHHGTRHPHVHVIANWVDPETGKAAKLGNSKLRLSRWAEGYEREQGRVRCEERVKNNERRRAGREVVRNPWERPLNWARYRREGMLSGRARRARAPREEVRVDIEAWRRAEARAWEKVEDGRWLGFWRLKSRARREWAELHKRQEEMRQRLERESRTVRGRLRIWRIERSLRELVGAARGREDLVEGWREDLDRYHKRERAALGKAHGESAREIERKVRENYRRVLQDAEQ; from the coding sequence CTGGAGGGCCGCGAGGCGCTGATCGTCGCGCACCACGGCACGCGACACCCGCATGTCCATGTGATCGCGAACTGGGTCGATCCGGAGACCGGGAAGGCAGCGAAGCTCGGCAACAGCAAGCTCCGGCTGTCGCGCTGGGCCGAGGGCTACGAGCGAGAGCAGGGCCGGGTCCGGTGCGAGGAGCGGGTCAAGAACAACGAGCGGCGCCGGGCGGGGCGGGAGGTGGTTCGCAACCCGTGGGAGCGGCCGCTTAACTGGGCGCGCTACCGCCGCGAGGGGATGCTGTCCGGGCGGGCGCGGCGGGCGAGGGCGCCGCGCGAGGAGGTACGGGTCGACATTGAGGCCTGGCGGCGCGCCGAGGCGCGGGCTTGGGAGAAGGTCGAGGACGGGCGGTGGCTGGGGTTCTGGCGGCTCAAGAGTCGGGCGCGGAGGGAATGGGCCGAACTGCACAAGCGGCAGGAGGAGATGCGGCAGAGGCTCGAACGGGAGAGCCGCACCGTGCGCGGCCGGCTCCGGATCTGGCGGATCGAGCGCTCGTTGCGGGAACTCGTCGGGGCGGCTCGGGGCCGGGAGGACCTGGTTGAGGGCTGGCGCGAGGATCTCGACCGATACCACAAGCGCGAGCGGGCCGCCTTGGGCAAGGCACACGGCGAAAGCGCCCGGGAGATCGAACGGAAGGTGAGAGAGAACTACCGAAGGGTGTTGCAGGACGCGGAGCAGTAG
- a CDS encoding BlaI/MecI/CopY family transcriptional regulator, giving the protein MRDPTFSDRELDIMSVLWRRGSGSVSEVMEALEDEVGYTTVLKILQILEKKGAVRHEAEGRAYRYFPLVASETAGETALARIRDKIFGGSAELVLAQLISGREVSPEELERMRRILDDLEESEP; this is encoded by the coding sequence TTGAGGGATCCGACATTCAGCGACCGGGAGCTGGACATCATGAGCGTCCTGTGGCGCCGCGGGTCCGGCTCCGTGAGCGAGGTCATGGAGGCACTCGAGGATGAGGTCGGCTACACGACCGTTCTCAAGATCCTCCAGATCCTGGAGAAGAAGGGCGCCGTCCGGCACGAGGCGGAGGGGCGCGCCTATCGATACTTCCCGCTCGTCGCCTCCGAGACGGCGGGAGAGACGGCCCTGGCCCGGATCCGGGACAAGATCTTCGGCGGGTCGGCGGAACTCGTCCTCGCCCAACTCATCTCGGGCCGGGAAGTGTCGCCGGAGGAACTGGAGCGCATGCGGCGGATCCTCGACGACCTCGAGGAGAGCGAGCCATGA
- a CDS encoding 3-hydroxyacyl-CoA dehydrogenase NAD-binding domain-containing protein — protein MSGTERVAGIVAIIGAGTMGRRIAYGCAVRGVRARLQDVSEEALAGAIEDVRALLEAADGADGHGAGATHGHVEACRDLEDCVREADWVIETVPEDLELKRVVLGQIGAAAPADAFIASNTSSLPGSWLAESTGRPGRFTNMNFGTPEDLKVEVMGHPGTDPATTDAAKRFLRRLGLVPIVARREIQGYPTNRIWRAVKKESLHLIAGGYLSAEEIDRAWMLDWGTPLGPCGLMDVVGLDVVRDIENVYYEASGDPSDRPPGFLDRMIERGELGVKSGKGFYTYPSPAFEREGWLTASDD, from the coding sequence ATCGTAGCCATTATCGGCGCGGGAACGATGGGACGGCGGATCGCGTACGGCTGCGCGGTGCGGGGGGTGCGCGCGCGGCTGCAAGATGTCTCGGAAGAGGCGCTCGCCGGAGCGATCGAAGATGTGCGCGCACTGCTCGAGGCCGCGGACGGGGCGGACGGGCACGGGGCCGGCGCGACGCATGGGCACGTGGAGGCGTGCCGGGATCTCGAGGACTGTGTGCGGGAGGCGGACTGGGTCATCGAGACGGTCCCCGAAGACCTCGAACTGAAGCGTGTCGTTCTCGGGCAAATCGGCGCGGCGGCGCCGGCGGACGCGTTCATCGCCTCCAACACCTCCTCGCTGCCGGGATCGTGGCTGGCGGAGTCGACGGGCCGTCCGGGGCGGTTCACGAACATGAACTTCGGCACGCCGGAGGATCTCAAGGTCGAGGTCATGGGACACCCCGGCACCGACCCCGCGACGACCGACGCGGCAAAGCGGTTCCTGCGCCGGCTCGGCCTCGTGCCGATCGTCGCCCGCCGCGAGATCCAGGGCTATCCGACGAACCGGATCTGGCGCGCCGTGAAGAAGGAGTCGCTGCACCTGATCGCCGGCGGATACCTGAGCGCGGAAGAGATCGACCGGGCGTGGATGCTCGACTGGGGCACGCCGCTGGGGCCGTGCGGACTCATGGACGTCGTCGGACTCGACGTCGTGCGCGACATCGAGAACGTGTACTACGAGGCCTCCGGAGACCCGTCGGACCGGCCGCCCGGCTTCCTCGACCGAATGATCGAGCGCGGGGAACTGGGCGTGAAGTCCGGGAAGGGGTTCTACACCTACCCGTCGCCCGCCTTCGAGCGGGAAGGCTGGCTCACGGCCTCTGATGACTGA
- a CDS encoding M56 family metallopeptidase, whose amino-acid sequence MTLATMMYGLIVAGLVGGAAWCLDRGLRAHGRPTRWVWLGALGVGGLAPFFPRFLPAAAATNGPGPFALPVRALYELGTPAPSLPEQSRSFLGGVGLEDSLGALWIAGSILVLILFSLLCLRLRRLRATWEPRDVCGEEVLRSERFGPAVVGLIRSRIVLPSWTFELGERDIEMVVLHEREHVRARDPALLATGLLLASLSPWNPAVWWSLVRLRLAVEGDCDRRVLACGTPVRSYARLLLAVAGGSRRTPEPVPALIRGGRPVMERRLMMIKTSTKKPRVRASILTAAAGLGLFALACDTPIPQSPAEPERASRLEGVVSAEGVAGWNSQEVEVREVDGDGTPLVHSGKWAVDPEGGVGYVNEDGIFQAIELDPEAKVRLRRTIEQLERVKREVEITHDRLTEHLRAGDITKEEFPGDSWLLLEGVLERFGEWAPKLEEFTTELAMEVRRLHAAVEAGEITHDEAERMLRTHAEASNARLRLRDKPR is encoded by the coding sequence ATGACTCTGGCCACGATGATGTACGGGCTGATTGTCGCGGGCCTCGTCGGCGGGGCCGCGTGGTGCCTCGATCGGGGTCTGCGGGCCCACGGCCGACCGACCCGGTGGGTCTGGCTCGGCGCCCTCGGGGTCGGCGGACTGGCTCCGTTCTTTCCCCGATTTCTTCCCGCCGCCGCGGCCACGAACGGTCCCGGACCGTTCGCGCTCCCCGTTCGCGCCCTGTACGAACTCGGAACTCCGGCGCCGTCGCTCCCTGAGCAAAGCCGGAGCTTTCTCGGCGGGGTCGGGCTGGAGGATTCTCTCGGAGCCCTCTGGATCGCGGGTTCCATCCTTGTCCTCATCCTCTTTTCTCTGCTCTGCCTCCGCCTGCGGCGGTTGCGCGCGACGTGGGAACCGCGGGACGTCTGCGGCGAGGAAGTTCTGCGGTCGGAGAGATTCGGGCCGGCCGTCGTGGGGCTGATTCGGTCCCGTATCGTCCTTCCGTCGTGGACCTTCGAACTCGGCGAGAGGGACATCGAGATGGTCGTGCTCCACGAACGGGAGCACGTGCGGGCCCGGGATCCCGCTCTGCTGGCGACGGGGCTCCTGCTCGCGTCGCTCTCACCCTGGAACCCCGCGGTCTGGTGGTCCCTCGTCAGGCTCCGGCTCGCGGTGGAAGGAGACTGCGACCGCCGTGTCCTAGCCTGCGGCACCCCCGTCCGAAGCTACGCCCGGCTGCTCCTGGCGGTCGCGGGCGGGAGTCGGCGGACCCCGGAGCCGGTACCGGCCCTGATCCGCGGCGGACGCCCTGTCATGGAAAGGAGACTCATGATGATCAAGACCTCGACGAAGAAGCCGCGAGTCCGGGCTTCCATCCTCACCGCCGCCGCCGGATTGGGCCTGTTCGCTCTGGCCTGCGACACGCCGATCCCGCAGAGCCCGGCCGAGCCCGAGCGCGCCTCGCGCCTGGAAGGCGTCGTCAGCGCGGAGGGAGTCGCTGGCTGGAACAGTCAGGAAGTGGAGGTCAGGGAGGTGGACGGGGATGGAACGCCCCTGGTCCACTCGGGGAAATGGGCGGTCGATCCGGAAGGTGGCGTCGGGTACGTGAACGAAGACGGAATCTTCCAGGCGATCGAGCTTGATCCGGAAGCCAAGGTGCGCCTCCGCAGGACGATCGAGCAGCTCGAGCGCGTCAAGCGCGAGGTCGAGATTACGCACGATAGGCTCACTGAGCACCTGCGAGCGGGCGACATCACGAAGGAGGAATTTCCCGGGGATTCCTGGCTGCTTCTTGAAGGCGTGCTGGAGCGCTTCGGGGAGTGGGCTCCCAAGCTGGAGGAGTTCACCACCGAGTTGGCCATGGAGGTTCGCCGGCTCCACGCGGCCGTCGAGGCAGGCGAGATCACGCACGACGAGGCGGAGCGAATGCTGCGGACCCACGCGGAGGCCAGCAACGCCCGTCTGCGCTTGCGCGACAAACCGCGCTGA
- a CDS encoding tannase/feruloyl esterase family alpha/beta hydrolase — protein sequence MTPTRRLAVSSAAVLTLTAFAPAPTVDLVPALACDQLTAMSWSGFVLDEVSEVEANANDPAHCRVRGTIDEEIHFELLLPLAEDWNGRFLMGGGGGFVGSVQNQALQFAGPVSVLTRGFATVGTDTGHQGPGIDASWALDRPDREVNFGHRAVHVTAETAKTIVRLFYGRDIEYSYFIGCSRGGGQAMMSSQRYPDDFDGIVSGAPAYDWPGLGAFFLQTQQALYPDPNDLATPVITDEAAAILEAAILEACDGNDGVEDGFMTNPMACDIDIAAIEGLTDEQRAAAEIIYGGARAGDRHVYPGFPFGGETDQGGWKLWVTGREMQLGPGGPNLHYAFGTQMYKYIIFDDPEFDYSTYDFSDYFSWEEDTRRARAILNATDTDLTAFKTAGGKLILWTGWSDPAIPASGTIAYHEGVAAGDEEADDYTRLFMLPGVLHCAGGPGPDFVDWIAAIQSWVEEDAAPERLVATKFGEGENGVEMQRPVCPWPAYAAYNGTGDPKREDSFQCVAP from the coding sequence ATGACTCCGACGCGCCGCCTCGCGGTATCGTCCGCCGCCGTCCTGACCCTGACCGCCTTCGCCCCCGCCCCCACGGTCGACCTCGTCCCCGCCCTCGCGTGCGATCAACTGACCGCCATGTCGTGGAGCGGCTTCGTCCTCGATGAAGTGTCGGAGGTCGAGGCCAACGCGAACGACCCGGCGCACTGCCGCGTGCGGGGGACGATCGACGAGGAAATCCACTTCGAACTCCTCCTCCCGCTGGCCGAGGACTGGAACGGCCGCTTCCTCATGGGCGGCGGCGGCGGGTTCGTGGGGAGCGTCCAGAACCAGGCGCTCCAGTTCGCGGGGCCGGTCTCCGTCCTGACTCGCGGGTTCGCCACGGTGGGGACGGACACGGGACACCAGGGCCCGGGCATCGACGCGAGCTGGGCGCTGGACCGGCCCGACCGCGAGGTGAACTTCGGCCACCGAGCGGTGCACGTGACGGCGGAAACGGCGAAGACGATCGTCCGCCTCTTCTACGGCCGCGACATCGAGTACTCCTACTTCATCGGCTGCTCGCGCGGCGGCGGCCAGGCGATGATGTCGTCGCAGCGCTATCCGGACGACTTCGACGGCATCGTGTCCGGGGCGCCCGCCTACGACTGGCCCGGCCTCGGCGCCTTCTTCCTCCAGACGCAGCAGGCGCTGTATCCCGATCCGAACGACCTCGCGACGCCGGTCATCACGGACGAGGCTGCGGCCATCCTCGAAGCCGCGATTCTCGAGGCGTGCGACGGGAACGACGGCGTGGAGGATGGGTTCATGACGAACCCCATGGCATGCGACATCGACATCGCCGCGATCGAGGGACTGACCGACGAACAGCGGGCGGCCGCGGAGATCATCTACGGCGGCGCCCGCGCCGGAGACCGGCACGTCTACCCCGGCTTCCCGTTCGGAGGCGAGACGGATCAGGGCGGGTGGAAGCTGTGGGTCACGGGACGGGAGATGCAGTTGGGCCCAGGCGGACCCAACCTCCACTACGCCTTCGGCACGCAGATGTACAAGTACATCATCTTCGACGACCCGGAGTTCGACTACTCCACGTACGACTTCAGCGACTACTTCTCGTGGGAGGAGGACACGCGCCGCGCCCGCGCGATCCTCAACGCGACGGACACGGATCTGACCGCGTTCAAGACGGCGGGCGGCAAGCTGATCCTGTGGACCGGCTGGTCGGACCCTGCGATCCCCGCCAGCGGAACCATCGCCTACCACGAGGGCGTGGCTGCGGGCGACGAGGAGGCGGACGACTACACGCGGCTGTTCATGCTGCCCGGCGTGCTGCACTGCGCCGGCGGCCCGGGACCGGACTTCGTGGACTGGATCGCCGCGATCCAGTCGTGGGTCGAGGAGGACGCGGCCCCCGAGCGGCTCGTCGCGACGAAGTTCGGCGAGGGCGAGAACGGCGTCGAGATGCAGCGGCCCGTGTGCCCGTGGCCGGCGTACGCCGCCTACAACGGCACCGGAGACCCGAAGCGCGAAGACAGCTTCCAGTGCGTCGCTCCGTAG
- a CDS encoding tyrosine-type recombinase/integrase, producing MLHLLGPQHDVVTHHKALPHGEVAAAIERVRASDPSRVDTLAFEFMVLTAARGAEVRGAVWSEMDLDSGVWTIPATRMKTGREQRVPLCGRAPEILEPARKLEGGRSQSCS from the coding sequence ATCCTTCACCTGCTGGGTCCGCAGCACGATGTCGTCACCCACCACAAGGCTCTGCCTCATGGGGAGGTCGCCGCGGCCATCGAGCGCGTGCGGGCGTCGGATCCGTCGAGGGTGGACACGTTGGCGTTCGAGTTCATGGTGCTGACGGCGGCGCGGGGCGCCGAGGTCCGTGGCGCGGTGTGGAGCGAGATGGACCTGGACTCGGGCGTGTGGACGATTCCGGCAACCCGGATGAAGACCGGGCGGGAGCAGCGGGTGCCGCTGTGCGGCCGGGCGCCGGAGATCCTCGAGCCGGCCCGGAAGCTGGAGGGCGGCAGGAGCCAGTCGTGTTCGTGA
- a CDS encoding DUF126 domain-containing protein, with the protein MPCLQGRALIAGEIAAPAAVSRVGFNPFASFSDQFDGGIDTAVCGDPQNTELFGEPLTGRIVLAPFCVGSTSAGPCWERIAELGLAPAGLLLPGDVDPLTAGGLILADVWLDTPIVCVDRLGPELLDQVETGDELRVGRDGVVTW; encoded by the coding sequence ATGCCCTGCCTTCAGGGCCGGGCGCTGATCGCCGGCGAGATCGCGGCGCCCGCCGCGGTGTCCCGCGTCGGGTTCAACCCCTTCGCGAGCTTCAGCGACCAGTTCGACGGCGGGATCGACACGGCCGTGTGCGGGGATCCGCAGAACACCGAACTCTTCGGCGAGCCGCTCACCGGACGGATCGTCCTCGCGCCCTTCTGTGTGGGCTCGACGTCGGCCGGACCCTGCTGGGAGCGCATCGCCGAACTCGGCCTCGCCCCCGCCGGACTCCTCCTTCCCGGGGACGTGGATCCGCTCACGGCCGGGGGGCTCATCCTGGCCGATGTCTGGCTCGACACGCCGATCGTGTGCGTGGACCGGCTGGGGCCCGAACTGCTCGATCAGGTCGAGACCGGCGACGAACTGCGGGTCGGCCGTGACGGCGTTGTGACCTGGTAG